A genome region from Anastrepha obliqua isolate idAnaObli1 chromosome 4, idAnaObli1_1.0, whole genome shotgun sequence includes the following:
- the LOC129243378 gene encoding serrate RNA effector molecule homolog isoform X1 → MADSDDEYDRKRRDKFRGERSSGDSYRSERRDDRRSGGGAGGSSRDDWADRNPFRGGGGSGGSGRPRPDYRDYRGGARERYGSPGREMPPAKRMRPDWGDDLRGNPRYGYDPYLMHAWNEHYAAHSYHSGYGAHGHVPHTAREPPSTNDMQTQPAMLTLKQFLDTQDDGISDSEVLRKYSEYKIEFKRQQLNEFFVAHKDEEWFKNKYHPVDSVKRKEEQLGFLKRRVDVFNEVLENGQVKTVSVDTSQTDPLLRLLDTVVIKLEGGTDDDLKILDEKPREYTFPERTFEKKPEHDDDVIITSVGKKRNEDDDEPKVVSPRPIRRAQVSDDEENWDDDDADDSKNIANKSGDKRDMSDDEDKSEDDEKAKDKKSLKRKRASSESSSSSSSDSDSSSSSSSDEDDDDKVKDKYDLDSVKEEKGEEADKDEGVEIKDKNDTDKAVEEESEAPPVESKLNGEDEKEPEVTQNGFVEEKRTEDNEGNNNEEEHAEKIDTDKVVEKILDDESKKDTSLNSDDAKDQEEVEDKDDSVDDEAKKEIETEEKENPDDVQPETIDLDKVKDGPQPRALHRTSSIFLRNLAPSITKAEIETLCQRFDGYLRVAIADPLVDRRWYRRGWVTFKRDVNIKEICWNLNNTRLRDCEMGAIVNRDLSRRVRPVNGMTAHKSIVRADIKLCAKIALNLDEKFKLWDKGSDSDIKQNAENSKDNGDISASYGFKSNNPVLQNITDYLIEEASAEEEELLGISGENKESEGEIIERDAQLISVLDSLILYLRIVHSVDFYNHCEYPYEDEMPNRCGIIHARGPPPSKVSQNDIQDYIKNFENKMQTFLAKTTTVEEEELKNLGCKDAEVEVEKFVQANTQELAKDKWLCPLSGKKFKGPEFIRKHIFNKHTEKVDEVRKEVEFFNNYLRDPKRPQLPEHASSTKRTVSESGGLGSYRPPVYPPAFMPPYAAYAPPMMMPGRGGRGFGPGRREPMEQQRRIIGYHDLDAPANFDMFE, encoded by the exons ATGGCTGATTCAGATGACGAATACGATCGCAAACGTCGCGATAAGTTCCGTGGTGAACGAAGCTCTGGAGATAGTTACCGTTCAGAGCGACGCGATGATCGTCGGAGTGGCGGTGGTGCAGGGGGAAGTAGTCGTGATGACTGGGCAGATCG AAATCCCTTTCGTGGTGGCGGTGGAAGTGGTGGGAGTGGAAGACCGAGGCCTGACTATCGGGATTATCGTGGTGGGGCGCGCGAGCGTTATGGCTCACCTGGACGTGAAATGCCGCCAGCAAAACGTATGCGTCCAGATTGGGGTGATGATTTGCGTGGCAATCCTCGTTATG GTTACGATCCTTATCTAATGCATGCTTGGAACGAACATTACGCGGCTCATAGCTATCACAGCGGTTATGGTGCCCATGGGCATGTCCCGCATACAGCACGCGAACCACCAAGTACCAATGATATGCAGACACAACCGGCTATGCTTACGTTAAAACAATTCTTAGATACTCAGGACGATGGAATTTCTGACTCAGAAGTTTTGCGAAAGTACAGCGAgtacaaaattgaatttaagcgGCAGCAGttaaatgaatttttcgttGCACACAAAGACGAGGAATG gtttaaaaacaaatatcatcCCGTAGATAGTGTTAAGCGGAAGGAGGAACAACTAGGTTTCTTAAAG AGACGAGTTGATGTTTTCAATGAAGTCTTGGAAAATGGCCAAGTAAAGACGGTATCAGTTGATACGTCACAAACGGATCCCTTGCTTCGTTTGCTTGATACAGTGGTTATTAAATTGGAAGGTGGGACGGATGATGATCTGAAAATACTCGATGAGAAACCTAGAGAGTATACCTTCCCAGAAAGAACTTTCGAGAAAAAGCCGGAGCATGACGACGATGTGATTATAACTTCGGTGGGCAAAAAACGAAACGAAGACGATGATGAACCGAAAGTTGTATCGCCACGCCCGATACGTCGCGCCCAAGTTTCAGATGATGAGGAGAACTGGGACGATGATGATGCTGACGACAGTAAGAATATTGCTAACAAAAGTGGGGATAAGAGAGATATGTCTGATGACGAAGATAAAAGTGAAGACGACGAGAAGGCTAAGGATAAAAAGTCCTTAAAACGTAAACGAGCCAGTTCAGAATCATCTTCTTCGTCGTCTTCGGATTCTGATTCCAGTAGTTCCAGCTCCAGtgatgaagatgatgatgataaagTAAAAGACAAATATGACTTGGATAGTGTAAAAGAAGAAAAGGGAGAAGAAGCAGATAAGGATGAAGGAGTCGAAATTAAAGACAAAAATGACACGGATAAAGCTGTTGAGGAAGAATCGGAAGCGCCTCCGGTTGAGAGTAAATTAAATGGCGAGGATGAAAAAGAACCCGAAGTTACTCAAAATGGTTTTGTTGAGGAGAAAAGGACAGAAGATAATGAGGGAAATAATAATGAGGAAGAACATGCGGAGAAAATTGATACTGATaaagttgttgaaaaaattttagatgatGAGAGTAAGAAAGATACAAGTTTAAACAGTGATGATGCTAAAGATCAGGAAGAGGTGGAAGATAAAGATGATTCAGTAGATGATGAagctaaaaaagaaattgaaactgAAGAAAAGGAAAACCCGGATGATGTTCAACCTGAGACTATCGACTTGGACAAAGTCAAGGATGGTCCACAACCTCGCGCGCTTCATCGAACATCTTCGATATTTTTGCGGAATCTTGCGCCTTCTATAACCAAGGCAGAAATTGAAACGTTATGCCAACGTTTTGATGGTTATTTGCGTGTGGCAATAGCTGATCCTTTGGTCGATCGGCGATGGTACCGTCGCGGTTGGGTAACATTCAAACGAGATGTCAACATCAAAGAGATATGTTGGAATTTAAACAATACACGACTGCGTGATTGCGAGATGGGTGCAATAGTGAATCGTGACTTAAGCCGACGAGTACGCCCAGTAAATGGAATGACTGCACATAAATCTATTGTACGAGCTGACATCAAATTATGTGCGAAGATTGCTTTGAACTTggacgaaaaattcaaattatgg GATAAGGGGTCCGATAGTGATATTAAGCAAAATGCGGAGAACTCCAAGGACAATGGTGATATCAGTGCGTCCTATGGTTTTAAGTCGAATAATCcagttttacaaaatattacGGATTACCTAATCGAGGAAGCATCAGCAGAGGAAGAAGAGCTACTTGGTATATCTGGGGAAAATAAAGAGTCTGAAGGGGAGATAATTGAAAGAGATGCACAGCTTATTTCCGTGCTTGATAGCCTGATTTTATATCTTCGCATCGTTCACTCAGTCGATTTTTATAATCACTGCGAGTATCCCTATGAAGATGAAATGCCAAATCGTTGTGGCATAATACACGCCCGTGGACCGCCGCCGTCGAAAGTGTCTCAAAATGATATACAGgattatataaaaaactttgaaaataaaatgcaaacattCTTAGCGAAGACGACAACTGTTGAAGAAGAAGAGCTTAAGAATTTGGGATGCAAAGATGCCGAGGTTGAAGTAGAGAAGTTCGTGCAGGCGAACACACAGGAATTAGCAAAGGACAAGTGGTTATGTCCGTTATCGGGCAAGAAATTCAAAGGTCCTGAATTTATACGAAAACACATATTCAATAAGCATACCGAAAAGGTAGATGAAGTACGCAAGGAGGTAGAGTTCTTCAATAACTATTTGCGGGACCCCAAACGCCCACAGCTTCCAGAACATGCTAGTTCCACTAAGCGTACAGTCTCAGAATCTGGTGGCTTAGG TAGCTATCGACCGCCAGTATATCCACCTGCATTTATGCCTCCATATGCTGCTTATGCACCGCCGATGATGATGCCTGGTCGCGGAGGACGCGGATTTGGCCCTGGCCGCAG AGAACCAATGGAACAGCAACGTCGTATAATTGGTTATCATGACCTGGATGCGCCTGCTAATTTCGATATGTTCGAATAA
- the LOC129243380 gene encoding SET domain-containing protein SmydA-8 → MSTSPPESASPTTCAVCQTPAKLYCSACKLVKYCGAEHQRQHWKQHKTECRPFRIAKDRVLGRYLRATRPIKAGSAIFVEMPIIVGPKWYLNEREEQVPVMPCVGCFTPCRMGIHQCPKCHWPTCSANCGGLDNPNLHGLECTILMLGPGPASSDPRSLIDYYRSDALVVLKCLLLQRQNPKKWAELMDMQSHEEERVGSELHDDAEKRIVSYLERNFLHRLKSVEQKQKQKYLHEYDTPVLHRICGIIETNYMCINLPSGIELSGVFYTACMMEHACQPNCYFQFDQRNGFKISVIAGRDIERDEHLIIMYSNMLWGTQMRQEHLTMTKHFLCKCERCRDPTEYGTHFSSMLCMGDEGESCEGIQLPKDPLDIKSDWACNKCPITISGEEVRYLLTQMADEVENLLARKPTVKQLEALIEKLSKFLHPHHYHLFNLKHTLIQLYGTESGNLLKKMGEGLLTKKLQLCEELYDICQKLDPYTIRLSIYVGIILYEMQTVLVERGKPVLASSNKNEDNTAKAFDAFNLARKKLLKAAKVLEKELDNVAGSKLSDAVLKSLNELDTLIKNNS, encoded by the exons AAGCTGGTGAAATACTGTGGCGCCGAGCACCAAAGGCAGCACTGGAAGCAGCACAAAACCGAATGTCGACCATTTCGTATAGCCAAAGATAGGGTTTTAGGACGTTACTTGAGAGCCACGCGCCCAATTAAAGCAGGCAGTGCGATTTTCGTTGAAATGCCAATTATTGTCGGTCCAAAATGGTATCTAAATGAGCGCGAGGAACAAGTGCCAGTTATGCCGTGTGTAGGATGCTTCACACCTTGCCGCATGGGCATCCATCAATGTCCCAA ATGCCATTGGCCAACATGCTCCGCAAACTGTGGAGGTTTGGATAATCCGAATCTTCATGGCCTGGAATGTACGATACTTATGCTAGGGCCCGGTCCAGCGTCTTCAGATCCTCGCTCACTTATAGACTACTATCGCTCGGATGCTTTAGTTGTGCTTAAGTGTCTGTTATTGCAACgtcaaaatccaaaaaaatgggCTGAGCTAATGGATATGCAAAGTCATGAGGAGGAGCGTGTTGGTTCTGAGTTACATGA TGATGCCGAAAAGAGGATTGTCTCTTATCTAGAACGGAACTTCCTGCACCGCCTAAAAAGCgttgagcaaaaacaaaagcaaaaatatctgCACGAGTATGACACACCGGTTCTGCATCGCATTTGTggcatcattgagacgaattatATGTGCATTAATTTGCCATCTGGCATTGAGTTGAGCGGCGTTTTCTACACGGCCTGTATGATGGAGCACGCCTGCCAACCAAATTGCTACTTTCAATTCGACCAGCGTAACGGCTTCAAAATCTCTGTTATAGCCGGTAGAGATATTGAGAGAGATGAACACCTAATCATCATGTACTCAAACATGTTATGGGGCACACAGATGCGCCAGGAGCACTTGACCATGAcaaagcattttctctgcaaatgtgaaCGCTGCCGCGATCCCACAGAATATGGTACTCATTTCAGTTCAATGCTATGTATGGGCGATGAAGGAGAATCATGTGAAGGTATCCAATTGCCAAAGGATCCCCTCGATATTAAAAGCGACTGGGCATGCAACAAGTGCCCGATCACGATCAGTGGGGAAGAG gtTCGTTATCTTCTGACGCAAATGGCCGATGAAGTTGAAAATCTCTTGGCTCGCAAACCTACAGTTAAACAATTGGAAGCACTTATCGAAAAACTATCGAAATTTCTGCATCCTCACCACTATCATTTGTTCAATTTGAAGCACACACTTATACAATTATACGGCACGGAATCTGGtaatttactgaaaaaaatgggTGAAGGACTTTTAACCAAGAAATTACAATTATGTGAGGAACTTTACGATATCTGTCAAAAACTGGATCCATACACCATACGCTTGTCAATTTATGTTGGTATTATACTGTACGAAATGCAAACGGTTCTGGTTGAGCGCGGCAAACCTGTACTAGCAAGTAGTAACAAGAACGAAGATAACACAGCGAAGGCATTTGATGCCTTTAATTTAGCTCGCAAGAAGCTGCTTAAAGCGGCCAAGGTCTTGGAAAAGGAGTTGGATAATGTGGCAGGCAGCAAGCTGAGCGATGCTGTACTAAAGTCGCTTAACGAATTGGATACGTTAATCAAGAATAATAGCTAA
- the LOC129243378 gene encoding serrate RNA effector molecule homolog isoform X2, giving the protein MADSDDEYDRKRRDKFRGERSSGDSYRSERRDDRRSGGGAGGSSRDDWADRNPFRGGGGSGGSGRPRPDYRDYRGGARERYGSPGREMPPAKRMRPDWGDDLRGNPRYGYDPYLMHAWNEHYAAHSYHSGYGAHGHVPHTAREPPSTNDMQTQPAMLTLKQFLDTQDDGISDSEVLRKYSEYKIEFKRQQLNEFFVAHKDEEWFKNKYHPVDSVKRKEEQLGFLKRRVDVFNEVLENGQVKTVSVDTSQTDPLLRLLDTVVIKLEGGTDDDLKILDEKPREYTFPERTFEKKPEHDDDVIITSVGKKRNEDDDEPKVVSPRPIRRAQVSDDEENWDDDDADDSKNIANKSGDKRDMSDDEDKSEDDEKAKDKKSLKRKRASSESSSSSSSDSDSSSSSSSDEDDDDKVKDKYDLDSVKEEKGEEADKDEGVEIKDKNDTDKAVEEESEAPPVESKLNGEDEKEPEVTQNGFVEEKRTEDNEGNNNEEEHAEKIDTDKVVEKILDDESKKDTSLNSDDAKDQEEVEDKDDSVDDEAKKEIETEEKENPDDVQPETIDLDKVKDGPQPRALHRTSSIFLRNLAPSITKAEIETLCQRFDGYLRVAIADPLVDRRWYRRGWVTFKRDVNIKEICWNLNNTRLRDCEMGAIVNRDLSRRVRPVNGMTAHKSIVRADIKLCAKIALNLDEKFKLWDKGSDSDIKQNAENSKDNGDISASYGFKSNNPVLQNITDYLIEEASAEEEELLGISGENKESEGEIIERDAQLISVLDSLILYLRIVHSVDFYNHCEYPYEDEMPNRCGIIHARGPPPSKVSQNDIQDYIKNFENKMQTFLAKTTTVEEEELKNLGCKDAEVEVEKFVQANTQELAKDKWLCPLSGKKFKGPEFIRKHIFNKHTEKVDEVRKEVEFFNNYLRDPKRPQLPEHASSTKRTVSESGGLGSYRPPVYPPAFMPPYAAYAPPMMMPGRGGRGFGPGRRPANKYRQLTQYRDLDAPQEPVDIFN; this is encoded by the exons ATGGCTGATTCAGATGACGAATACGATCGCAAACGTCGCGATAAGTTCCGTGGTGAACGAAGCTCTGGAGATAGTTACCGTTCAGAGCGACGCGATGATCGTCGGAGTGGCGGTGGTGCAGGGGGAAGTAGTCGTGATGACTGGGCAGATCG AAATCCCTTTCGTGGTGGCGGTGGAAGTGGTGGGAGTGGAAGACCGAGGCCTGACTATCGGGATTATCGTGGTGGGGCGCGCGAGCGTTATGGCTCACCTGGACGTGAAATGCCGCCAGCAAAACGTATGCGTCCAGATTGGGGTGATGATTTGCGTGGCAATCCTCGTTATG GTTACGATCCTTATCTAATGCATGCTTGGAACGAACATTACGCGGCTCATAGCTATCACAGCGGTTATGGTGCCCATGGGCATGTCCCGCATACAGCACGCGAACCACCAAGTACCAATGATATGCAGACACAACCGGCTATGCTTACGTTAAAACAATTCTTAGATACTCAGGACGATGGAATTTCTGACTCAGAAGTTTTGCGAAAGTACAGCGAgtacaaaattgaatttaagcgGCAGCAGttaaatgaatttttcgttGCACACAAAGACGAGGAATG gtttaaaaacaaatatcatcCCGTAGATAGTGTTAAGCGGAAGGAGGAACAACTAGGTTTCTTAAAG AGACGAGTTGATGTTTTCAATGAAGTCTTGGAAAATGGCCAAGTAAAGACGGTATCAGTTGATACGTCACAAACGGATCCCTTGCTTCGTTTGCTTGATACAGTGGTTATTAAATTGGAAGGTGGGACGGATGATGATCTGAAAATACTCGATGAGAAACCTAGAGAGTATACCTTCCCAGAAAGAACTTTCGAGAAAAAGCCGGAGCATGACGACGATGTGATTATAACTTCGGTGGGCAAAAAACGAAACGAAGACGATGATGAACCGAAAGTTGTATCGCCACGCCCGATACGTCGCGCCCAAGTTTCAGATGATGAGGAGAACTGGGACGATGATGATGCTGACGACAGTAAGAATATTGCTAACAAAAGTGGGGATAAGAGAGATATGTCTGATGACGAAGATAAAAGTGAAGACGACGAGAAGGCTAAGGATAAAAAGTCCTTAAAACGTAAACGAGCCAGTTCAGAATCATCTTCTTCGTCGTCTTCGGATTCTGATTCCAGTAGTTCCAGCTCCAGtgatgaagatgatgatgataaagTAAAAGACAAATATGACTTGGATAGTGTAAAAGAAGAAAAGGGAGAAGAAGCAGATAAGGATGAAGGAGTCGAAATTAAAGACAAAAATGACACGGATAAAGCTGTTGAGGAAGAATCGGAAGCGCCTCCGGTTGAGAGTAAATTAAATGGCGAGGATGAAAAAGAACCCGAAGTTACTCAAAATGGTTTTGTTGAGGAGAAAAGGACAGAAGATAATGAGGGAAATAATAATGAGGAAGAACATGCGGAGAAAATTGATACTGATaaagttgttgaaaaaattttagatgatGAGAGTAAGAAAGATACAAGTTTAAACAGTGATGATGCTAAAGATCAGGAAGAGGTGGAAGATAAAGATGATTCAGTAGATGATGAagctaaaaaagaaattgaaactgAAGAAAAGGAAAACCCGGATGATGTTCAACCTGAGACTATCGACTTGGACAAAGTCAAGGATGGTCCACAACCTCGCGCGCTTCATCGAACATCTTCGATATTTTTGCGGAATCTTGCGCCTTCTATAACCAAGGCAGAAATTGAAACGTTATGCCAACGTTTTGATGGTTATTTGCGTGTGGCAATAGCTGATCCTTTGGTCGATCGGCGATGGTACCGTCGCGGTTGGGTAACATTCAAACGAGATGTCAACATCAAAGAGATATGTTGGAATTTAAACAATACACGACTGCGTGATTGCGAGATGGGTGCAATAGTGAATCGTGACTTAAGCCGACGAGTACGCCCAGTAAATGGAATGACTGCACATAAATCTATTGTACGAGCTGACATCAAATTATGTGCGAAGATTGCTTTGAACTTggacgaaaaattcaaattatgg GATAAGGGGTCCGATAGTGATATTAAGCAAAATGCGGAGAACTCCAAGGACAATGGTGATATCAGTGCGTCCTATGGTTTTAAGTCGAATAATCcagttttacaaaatattacGGATTACCTAATCGAGGAAGCATCAGCAGAGGAAGAAGAGCTACTTGGTATATCTGGGGAAAATAAAGAGTCTGAAGGGGAGATAATTGAAAGAGATGCACAGCTTATTTCCGTGCTTGATAGCCTGATTTTATATCTTCGCATCGTTCACTCAGTCGATTTTTATAATCACTGCGAGTATCCCTATGAAGATGAAATGCCAAATCGTTGTGGCATAATACACGCCCGTGGACCGCCGCCGTCGAAAGTGTCTCAAAATGATATACAGgattatataaaaaactttgaaaataaaatgcaaacattCTTAGCGAAGACGACAACTGTTGAAGAAGAAGAGCTTAAGAATTTGGGATGCAAAGATGCCGAGGTTGAAGTAGAGAAGTTCGTGCAGGCGAACACACAGGAATTAGCAAAGGACAAGTGGTTATGTCCGTTATCGGGCAAGAAATTCAAAGGTCCTGAATTTATACGAAAACACATATTCAATAAGCATACCGAAAAGGTAGATGAAGTACGCAAGGAGGTAGAGTTCTTCAATAACTATTTGCGGGACCCCAAACGCCCACAGCTTCCAGAACATGCTAGTTCCACTAAGCGTACAGTCTCAGAATCTGGTGGCTTAGG TAGCTATCGACCGCCAGTATATCCACCTGCATTTATGCCTCCATATGCTGCTTATGCACCGCCGATGATGATGCCTGGTCGCGGAGGACGCGGATTTGGCCCTGGCCGCAG ACCCGCTAATAAGTATCGTCAATTAACACAGTACAGGGACTTGGATGCCCCTCAAGAACCAGTTGACATTTTTAACTAA
- the LOC129243378 gene encoding serrate RNA effector molecule homolog isoform X3, producing the protein MADSDDEYDRKRRDKFRGERSSGDSYRSERRDDRRSGGGAGGSSRDDWADRNPFRGGGGSGGSGRPRPDYRDYRGGARERYGSPGREMPPAKRMRPDWGDDLRGNPRYGYDPYLMHAWNEHYAAHSYHSGYGAHGHVPHTAREPPSTNDMQTQPAMLTLKQFLDTQDDGISDSEVLRKYSEYKIEFKRQQLNEFFVAHKDEEWFKNKYHPVDSVKRKEEQLGFLKRRVDVFNEVLENGQVKTVSVDTSQTDPLLRLLDTVVIKLEGGTDDDLKILDEKPREYTFPERTFEKKPEHDDDVIITSVGKKRNEDDDEPKVVSPRPIRRAQVSDDEENWDDDDADDSKNIANKSGDKRDMSDDEDKSEDDEKAKDKKSLKRKRASSESSSSSSSDSDSSSSSSSDEDDDDKVKDKYDLDSVKEEKGEEADKDEGVEIKDKNDTDKAVEEESEAPPVESKLNGEDEKEPEVTQNGFVEEKRTEDNEGNNNEEEHAEKIDTDKVVEKILDDESKKDTSLNSDDAKDQEEVEDKDDSVDDEAKKEIETEEKENPDDVQPETIDLDKVKDGPQPRALHRTSSIFLRNLAPSITKAEIETLCQRFDGYLRVAIADPLVDRRWYRRGWVTFKRDVNIKEICWNLNNTRLRDCEMGAIVNRDLSRRVRPVNGMTAHKSIVRADIKLCAKIALNLDEKFKLWDKGSDSDIKQNAENSKDNGDISASYGFKSNNPVLQNITDYLIEEASAEEEELLGISGENKESEGEIIERDAQLISVLDSLILYLRIVHSVDFYNHCEYPYEDEMPNRCGIIHARGPPPSKVSQNDIQDYIKNFENKMQTFLAKTTTVEEEELKNLGCKDAEVEVEKFVQANTQELAKDKWLCPLSGKKFKGPEFIRKHIFNKHTEKVDEVRKEVEFFNNYLRDPKRPQLPEHASSTKRTVSESGGLGYRPPVYPPAFMPPYAAYAPPMMMPGRGGRGFGPGRREPMEQQRRIIGYHDLDAPANFDMFE; encoded by the exons ATGGCTGATTCAGATGACGAATACGATCGCAAACGTCGCGATAAGTTCCGTGGTGAACGAAGCTCTGGAGATAGTTACCGTTCAGAGCGACGCGATGATCGTCGGAGTGGCGGTGGTGCAGGGGGAAGTAGTCGTGATGACTGGGCAGATCG AAATCCCTTTCGTGGTGGCGGTGGAAGTGGTGGGAGTGGAAGACCGAGGCCTGACTATCGGGATTATCGTGGTGGGGCGCGCGAGCGTTATGGCTCACCTGGACGTGAAATGCCGCCAGCAAAACGTATGCGTCCAGATTGGGGTGATGATTTGCGTGGCAATCCTCGTTATG GTTACGATCCTTATCTAATGCATGCTTGGAACGAACATTACGCGGCTCATAGCTATCACAGCGGTTATGGTGCCCATGGGCATGTCCCGCATACAGCACGCGAACCACCAAGTACCAATGATATGCAGACACAACCGGCTATGCTTACGTTAAAACAATTCTTAGATACTCAGGACGATGGAATTTCTGACTCAGAAGTTTTGCGAAAGTACAGCGAgtacaaaattgaatttaagcgGCAGCAGttaaatgaatttttcgttGCACACAAAGACGAGGAATG gtttaaaaacaaatatcatcCCGTAGATAGTGTTAAGCGGAAGGAGGAACAACTAGGTTTCTTAAAG AGACGAGTTGATGTTTTCAATGAAGTCTTGGAAAATGGCCAAGTAAAGACGGTATCAGTTGATACGTCACAAACGGATCCCTTGCTTCGTTTGCTTGATACAGTGGTTATTAAATTGGAAGGTGGGACGGATGATGATCTGAAAATACTCGATGAGAAACCTAGAGAGTATACCTTCCCAGAAAGAACTTTCGAGAAAAAGCCGGAGCATGACGACGATGTGATTATAACTTCGGTGGGCAAAAAACGAAACGAAGACGATGATGAACCGAAAGTTGTATCGCCACGCCCGATACGTCGCGCCCAAGTTTCAGATGATGAGGAGAACTGGGACGATGATGATGCTGACGACAGTAAGAATATTGCTAACAAAAGTGGGGATAAGAGAGATATGTCTGATGACGAAGATAAAAGTGAAGACGACGAGAAGGCTAAGGATAAAAAGTCCTTAAAACGTAAACGAGCCAGTTCAGAATCATCTTCTTCGTCGTCTTCGGATTCTGATTCCAGTAGTTCCAGCTCCAGtgatgaagatgatgatgataaagTAAAAGACAAATATGACTTGGATAGTGTAAAAGAAGAAAAGGGAGAAGAAGCAGATAAGGATGAAGGAGTCGAAATTAAAGACAAAAATGACACGGATAAAGCTGTTGAGGAAGAATCGGAAGCGCCTCCGGTTGAGAGTAAATTAAATGGCGAGGATGAAAAAGAACCCGAAGTTACTCAAAATGGTTTTGTTGAGGAGAAAAGGACAGAAGATAATGAGGGAAATAATAATGAGGAAGAACATGCGGAGAAAATTGATACTGATaaagttgttgaaaaaattttagatgatGAGAGTAAGAAAGATACAAGTTTAAACAGTGATGATGCTAAAGATCAGGAAGAGGTGGAAGATAAAGATGATTCAGTAGATGATGAagctaaaaaagaaattgaaactgAAGAAAAGGAAAACCCGGATGATGTTCAACCTGAGACTATCGACTTGGACAAAGTCAAGGATGGTCCACAACCTCGCGCGCTTCATCGAACATCTTCGATATTTTTGCGGAATCTTGCGCCTTCTATAACCAAGGCAGAAATTGAAACGTTATGCCAACGTTTTGATGGTTATTTGCGTGTGGCAATAGCTGATCCTTTGGTCGATCGGCGATGGTACCGTCGCGGTTGGGTAACATTCAAACGAGATGTCAACATCAAAGAGATATGTTGGAATTTAAACAATACACGACTGCGTGATTGCGAGATGGGTGCAATAGTGAATCGTGACTTAAGCCGACGAGTACGCCCAGTAAATGGAATGACTGCACATAAATCTATTGTACGAGCTGACATCAAATTATGTGCGAAGATTGCTTTGAACTTggacgaaaaattcaaattatgg GATAAGGGGTCCGATAGTGATATTAAGCAAAATGCGGAGAACTCCAAGGACAATGGTGATATCAGTGCGTCCTATGGTTTTAAGTCGAATAATCcagttttacaaaatattacGGATTACCTAATCGAGGAAGCATCAGCAGAGGAAGAAGAGCTACTTGGTATATCTGGGGAAAATAAAGAGTCTGAAGGGGAGATAATTGAAAGAGATGCACAGCTTATTTCCGTGCTTGATAGCCTGATTTTATATCTTCGCATCGTTCACTCAGTCGATTTTTATAATCACTGCGAGTATCCCTATGAAGATGAAATGCCAAATCGTTGTGGCATAATACACGCCCGTGGACCGCCGCCGTCGAAAGTGTCTCAAAATGATATACAGgattatataaaaaactttgaaaataaaatgcaaacattCTTAGCGAAGACGACAACTGTTGAAGAAGAAGAGCTTAAGAATTTGGGATGCAAAGATGCCGAGGTTGAAGTAGAGAAGTTCGTGCAGGCGAACACACAGGAATTAGCAAAGGACAAGTGGTTATGTCCGTTATCGGGCAAGAAATTCAAAGGTCCTGAATTTATACGAAAACACATATTCAATAAGCATACCGAAAAGGTAGATGAAGTACGCAAGGAGGTAGAGTTCTTCAATAACTATTTGCGGGACCCCAAACGCCCACAGCTTCCAGAACATGCTAGTTCCACTAAGCGTACAGTCTCAGAATCTGGTGGCTTAGG CTATCGACCGCCAGTATATCCACCTGCATTTATGCCTCCATATGCTGCTTATGCACCGCCGATGATGATGCCTGGTCGCGGAGGACGCGGATTTGGCCCTGGCCGCAG AGAACCAATGGAACAGCAACGTCGTATAATTGGTTATCATGACCTGGATGCGCCTGCTAATTTCGATATGTTCGAATAA